A window of Panicum virgatum strain AP13 chromosome 8K, P.virgatum_v5, whole genome shotgun sequence contains these coding sequences:
- the LOC120643463 gene encoding vacuolar protein sorting-associated protein 32 homolog 2-like — protein MLKKLLPKTKSKKKKDAASSAIPTLDRLHETLEMLEKKECFLQKKCSAEIEKAKDYTKSKNKNAAIQCLKKKKLYETQIEQLSNFQLRVHDQIIMLESAKATTDTVDALRSGSSAVKAIQQSLDIDDIENAIDEANEQTENMRQIQEALATPVGASADFDEDELEAELEDLEEEELDEELPAPPVRISAHVEPLAKQTSSSKQSSDLSELTKLQAEMAL, from the exons ATGCTGAAGAAATTGTTGCCAAAGACtaagagcaagaagaagaaggacgcagCCTCCTCTGCGATACCCACGTTGGATCGGCTCCATGAG ACTCTAGAAATGCTGGAGAAGAAAGAGTGTTTCCTTCAGAAAAAGTGTTCTGCTGAAATAGAAAAGGCTAAGGATTATACAAAATCGAAGAATAAGAATG ctgcaattcagtgtctaaagaaaaaaaagttgtaCGAGACACAAATTGAACAGCTATCAAATTTTCAATTGCGAGTTCATGACCAG ATTATAATGCTTGAAAGTGCAAAGGCAACTACCGATACTGTTGATGCTTTGCGTTCTGGATCATCTGCTGTCAAAGCTATTCAGCAATCACT GGACATCGATGATATTGAGAACGCCATTGATGAGGCAAACGAACAGACAGAAAATATGAGGCAGATACAAGAGGCACTTGCAACACCAGTTGGTGCTTCTGCTGATTTTGACGAG GATGAGCTAGAAGCAGAGCTGGAAGATCTGGAGGAGGAAGAGCTCGATGAAGAGTTGCCCGCACCACCAGTGAGGATATCTGCACACGTGGAACCATTAGCAAAACAAACATCATCTTCTAAGCAGAGCAGTGATTTGAGTGAACTGACCAAACTTCAGGCAGAGATGGCACTTTAG
- the LOC120643461 gene encoding uncharacterized protein LOC120643461: MVHRLRAISLTGFTILLSLALLFTSQQAQGASSNLGRRSGKEKRRQASEEHYVPVRSVVYRSRSVAAAATEAVGYEPFEVCEGCRCCSTSNTSSCVDTSCCYAIDCNLPGKPFGTCAFTPQTCGCGGTTNCTQPS; encoded by the exons ATGGTTCATCGTCTCCGTGCCATCTCCCTCACCGGCTTCACCATCCTGCTGTCCCTCGCCCTCCTCTTCACCTCCCAGCAAGCTCAAG GAGCCAGCAGCAACTTGGGCCGCCGCAGCGGCAAGGAGAAACGACGACAGGCGTCGGAGGAGCACTACGTCCCCGTGCGGAGCGTGGTGTACCGGTCGcggtcggtggcggcggcggcgacggaggcggtgGGGTACGAGCCGTTCGAGGTGTGCGAGGGGTGCAGGTGCTGCTCGACCTCCAACACGAGCAGCTGCGTGGACACGAGCTGCTGCTACGCCATCGACTGCAACCTCCCGGGGAAGCCCTTCGGCACCTGCGCCTTCACGCCCCAaacctgcggctgcggcggcaccaCCAACTGCACCCAGCCCTCCTGA
- the LOC120643462 gene encoding ethanolamine-phosphate cytidylyltransferase-like isoform X2, with translation MEAGTGTGCSARTLAACVIGGIVLGASVLVPSLPPLDAVRRRLRRPVRVYMDGCFDMMHYGHCNALRQARALGDELIVGVISDEEIKANKGPPVTPLHERMIMVRAVKWVDDIIPDAPYAITEEFMNKLFTEYNIDYIIHGDDPCLLPDGTDAYALAKKAGRYKQIKRTEGVSTTDIVGRMLLCVRERSSSDAHNHSSLQRQFSSGHGQKVDDSGSGSGTRVSHFLPTSRRIVQFSNSRGPGPDSRIIYIDGAFDLFHAGHVEILRLARELGDFLLVGIHTDQTISSTRGRHRPIMNLHERSLSVLACRYVDEVIIGAPWDVSKDMITTFNISLVVHGTIAENMDYAKDDANPYAVPMAMGIYHRLESPLDITTSTIIRRIVANHEAYQCT, from the exons ATGGAGGCGGGCACCGGCACCGGCTGCAGCGCCCGGACGCTGGCGGCGTGCGTCATCGGCGGCATTGTGCTGGGCGCCTCCGTGCTCGTTCCGTCCCTGCCGCCGCTCGACGCCGtcaggcgccgcctccgccgccccgtGCGCGTCTACATGGACGGCTGCTTCGACATGATGCACTACGGACACTGCAACGCGCTGCGCCAGGCGCGCGCCCTCGGGGACGAGCTCATCGTCGGCGTCATCAGCGACGAAGAGATCAAGGCCAACAAAGGGCCGCCAGTTACGCCGCTCCACGAGAG AATGATAATGGTCCGTGCTGTGAAATGGGTGGATGATATCATTCCAGATGCACCTTATGCCATAACCGAAGAGTTCATGAACAAGCTATTCACTGAGTACAACATAGATTACATTATCCATGGTGATGATCCTTGTTTGCTACCAGATGGCACTGATGCATATGCCCTTGCCAAAAAGGCTGGCCGATATAAGCAGATTAAAAGAACAGAGGGAGTGTCAACAACAGACATTGTTG GACGGATGCTTCTTTGTGTTAGAGAGAGATCATCTTCTGATGCCCACAATCACTCTTCGCTACAAAGGCAATTCAGTAGTGGACATGGTCAGAAAGTTGATGATAGTGGATCTGGAAGTGGAACTAGAGTATCTCATTTCCTTCCTACATCTAGGCGAATAGTTCAGTTCTCAAACAGCAGG GGTCCAGGTCCAGATTCTCGGATAATTTACATAGATGGTGCATTTGATCTGTTCCACGCTGGACATGTCGAG ATATTGCGGCTTGCTCGAGAACTTGGAGACTTTTTGCTTGTGGGCATTCACACAGATCAGACCATAAG TTCAACGCGAGGACGACATCGCCCAATCATGAATCTTCATGAAAGAAGTTTGAGTGTTTTGGCTTGTCGTTATGTTGATGAGGTGATCATTGGTGCTCCATGGGACGTTTCAAAAGACATG ATTACCACATTCAATATTTCGTTGGTCGTTCATGGAACAATTGCTGAGAATATGGACTATGCAAAG GATGATGCAAATCCATATGCTGTTCCAATGGCTATGGGTATTTACCATAGGCTGGAGAGCCCTTTGGATATCACTACAAGTACTATTATAAGGAGGATTGTTGCTAACCATGAAGCTTACCAG TGCACCTGA
- the LOC120643462 gene encoding ethanolamine-phosphate cytidylyltransferase-like isoform X1 — protein sequence MEAGTGTGCSARTLAACVIGGIVLGASVLVPSLPPLDAVRRRLRRPVRVYMDGCFDMMHYGHCNALRQARALGDELIVGVISDEEIKANKGPPVTPLHERMIMVRAVKWVDDIIPDAPYAITEEFMNKLFTEYNIDYIIHGDDPCLLPDGTDAYALAKKAGRYKQIKRTEGVSTTDIVGRMLLCVRERSSSDAHNHSSLQRQFSSGHGQKVDDSGSGSGTRVSHFLPTSRRIVQFSNSRGPGPDSRIIYIDGAFDLFHAGHVEILRLARELGDFLLVGIHTDQTISSTRGRHRPIMNLHERSLSVLACRYVDEVIIGAPWDVSKDMITTFNISLVVHGTIAENMDYAKDDANPYAVPMAMGIYHRLESPLDITTSTIIRRIVANHEAYQKRNEKKEASEKKYYEGKSFVNGE from the exons ATGGAGGCGGGCACCGGCACCGGCTGCAGCGCCCGGACGCTGGCGGCGTGCGTCATCGGCGGCATTGTGCTGGGCGCCTCCGTGCTCGTTCCGTCCCTGCCGCCGCTCGACGCCGtcaggcgccgcctccgccgccccgtGCGCGTCTACATGGACGGCTGCTTCGACATGATGCACTACGGACACTGCAACGCGCTGCGCCAGGCGCGCGCCCTCGGGGACGAGCTCATCGTCGGCGTCATCAGCGACGAAGAGATCAAGGCCAACAAAGGGCCGCCAGTTACGCCGCTCCACGAGAG AATGATAATGGTCCGTGCTGTGAAATGGGTGGATGATATCATTCCAGATGCACCTTATGCCATAACCGAAGAGTTCATGAACAAGCTATTCACTGAGTACAACATAGATTACATTATCCATGGTGATGATCCTTGTTTGCTACCAGATGGCACTGATGCATATGCCCTTGCCAAAAAGGCTGGCCGATATAAGCAGATTAAAAGAACAGAGGGAGTGTCAACAACAGACATTGTTG GACGGATGCTTCTTTGTGTTAGAGAGAGATCATCTTCTGATGCCCACAATCACTCTTCGCTACAAAGGCAATTCAGTAGTGGACATGGTCAGAAAGTTGATGATAGTGGATCTGGAAGTGGAACTAGAGTATCTCATTTCCTTCCTACATCTAGGCGAATAGTTCAGTTCTCAAACAGCAGG GGTCCAGGTCCAGATTCTCGGATAATTTACATAGATGGTGCATTTGATCTGTTCCACGCTGGACATGTCGAG ATATTGCGGCTTGCTCGAGAACTTGGAGACTTTTTGCTTGTGGGCATTCACACAGATCAGACCATAAG TTCAACGCGAGGACGACATCGCCCAATCATGAATCTTCATGAAAGAAGTTTGAGTGTTTTGGCTTGTCGTTATGTTGATGAGGTGATCATTGGTGCTCCATGGGACGTTTCAAAAGACATG ATTACCACATTCAATATTTCGTTGGTCGTTCATGGAACAATTGCTGAGAATATGGACTATGCAAAG GATGATGCAAATCCATATGCTGTTCCAATGGCTATGGGTATTTACCATAGGCTGGAGAGCCCTTTGGATATCACTACAAGTACTATTATAAGGAGGATTGTTGCTAACCATGAAGCTTACCAG AAGCGGAACGAGAAGAAGGAAGCCAGTGAGAAGAAGTACTACGAGGGTAAAAGCTTTGTCAATGGGGAGTAA